In Paenibacillus hexagrammi, the following are encoded in one genomic region:
- a CDS encoding HAD family hydrolase gives MLLRIPGQEDMVITDLVLDFNGTIAWDGKILPQVKERLEELSASITIHVLTADSNGSASIECESLPVKLQIIGKSNQREAKADFVSSLGSGVVAMGNGVNDELMFRRTDLSMAVIGKEGCATVTLLTSHIVVQDIADGLDLLLKHHRLIPTLRK, from the coding sequence ATGTTACTCAGGATTCCAGGCCAAGAAGACATGGTCATAACGGATCTTGTCCTAGATTTTAATGGAACGATTGCATGGGATGGGAAGATCCTGCCGCAAGTGAAAGAACGATTGGAGGAGCTGTCAGCATCCATTACGATTCATGTCTTGACAGCGGACAGTAACGGCAGTGCGTCGATAGAGTGCGAATCTCTGCCCGTCAAGCTGCAAATCATCGGCAAGTCCAATCAACGGGAAGCTAAAGCTGATTTTGTGTCAAGTCTAGGATCAGGTGTAGTCGCCATGGGCAACGGTGTCAATGATGAACTGATGTTCCGCCGTACTGATCTCTCCATGGCAGTCATTGGTAAAGAAGGCTGTGCGACTGTGACTTTACTTACTAGTCATATTGTTGTTCAAGATATTGCAGATGGGCTGGATCTCTTGCTGAAGCATCATCGGTTAATTCCGACACTTCGAAAATAA